The Actinotalea sp. JY-7876 sequence ACGATCGCGGCACCCAGGGGCGAGCCGGCGCTGTAGACGTCGAGGTCGGTGCCCTCGGCGACCTCGCGCGAGCCCACGAGGAAGCGCATGCGCTCACCCGCGACGGTCGCCTCGACGACCATGCCCGGCTCGACGACGCCGTCGTCCGGCGGCGCCTCGCCGACGCGCGCGTTGCGCAGCATCTGCTGGAGCTGGCGGATGCGGGCCTCCTGCTTCGCCTGCTCCTCGCGGGCGGCGTGGTAGCCGCCGTTCTCCTTGAGGTCGCCCTCGGAGCGCGCCTCCTCGATCCGCGAGGCGATGTCCGTGCGGCCCGTGGTCGTCAGACGGTCCAGCTCGGCGGCGAGGCGGTCGTGCGCCTCCTGCGTCAGCCAGATGACGGACGTGCTCGTCTCGGTCACGATCGCTCCTTCCGTGGTGCGTGCGTGGGCCTGCGGCCCACGGTCAGGCTGCGGGGGGCCGCAGACGTGGTCGTTCGGCAGATCTGCTCGTTCGGGGATCCGGCGCCCGTCCCGACCAGCCGACTCACGGCGGCGCCGTGAGGGCCACGGTGCGCGACGCTGCGCCGGGACATGGGGGCGTGGAAACGACGATTGTAGCAAGGCGGCGCGTGAGCGCCGCTCAGGGGGTCCAGCAGCTCTCGACGACGCCCGTCACCGCGGGCTCGGACACCGCCACGGTGCTCGCGAGCCGCACCGTCCGGGCCTCGGCCGGGCCGATGTCGACGACCACGACGCCGACCTGGGCGTGCTGCTGGTTCAGGGCGTGCAGCCGGCACCGGACCTCGACGGAGGGGTCGGGCCGGATGACGTCGTAGACGATCTCGATGTCGCCGTCGCCGACCGTGAAACCGACGTCCTTCCAGGTCACGGGCTTGGCGCCCGCGCCGAGCCCGGTCCAGACGGCGAGGGCGACCGCTCCCAGCCCGAGCAGCACCACCAGGGCGCGCTGGAGGCGGCGCGCCCCGGGTCCGGGCGTCGTGCCGTAACGGCCGTCGGGGGGCGTGGTGCCGGTCGTGGACGTGATGCTCACCTCGGCGAGGTCGGGCGTGGTGCGACGTGTCGTCGCCGTGCGTCACCATTGTCCCCGGTGCGAGAGGCTGGTCGGACCGCGACCGGACCCGCACGACCGAACGAGGAGGCACGTCCGTGAACCACGCCCCAGGCACGAGCGCCGCGGGAGACGAGCCCGGGCCCGCCGGCTCCGGCGCGGCGCCCCGGGCGGGCCTGCGCCTCATGGCGGTGCACGCGCACCCGGACGACGAGTCGAGCAAGGGCGCCGCGACGACGGCCATGTACGCCGCGCAGGGCGCCGACGTGCTGGTCGCGACGTGCACGGGCGGCGAGCGCGGCAGCATCCTCAACCCCCGCTACGGGCACGTGCACGCGTCGCTCGAGGAGATGGCCGAGGTCCGCCAGGTCGAGATGGCGGCGGCGGCCGCCGCCCTGGGGGTGCGTCAGCAGTGGCTGGGGTTCGTGGACTCGGGCCTGCCCGAGGGCGACCCGCTGCCACCGCTGCCGGACGGCTGCTTCGGGCTCGTGCCGCTCGAGGAGGCCGCCGAGCCGCTCGTGCGCCTGGTGCGCGAGTTCCGGCCGCACGTGATGACGACGTACGACCCGAGCGGGGGCTACCCGCACCCGGACCACATCATGTGCCACCGGGTCGCGGTCGAGGCCTTCGCGGCTGCCGGGGACCCGGAGCGCTACCGCGACTCCGGTGAGCCGTGGCAGCCGCTCAAGCTCTACTACAACCACGACTTCTCGATCGCCCGCATGCGCGCGATCCACGACGCCGTGCGCGCGGAGGGCCTCGAGTCGCCGTTCGGGGACTGGCTCGCGAGCCGCGAGCTGCGCGAGATCCCCGAGCGCCCCGTCACGACGCGCGTGCCGTGCAGCGACTACTTCCCGGCGCGTGACGCGGCGCTGGTCGCGCACGCGACGCAGATCGACCCCGAGGGCTTCTTCTTCGCGGTGCCGCGTGGCCTCGAGGCCCGCGTGTGGCCGGTCGAGGAGTACGAGCTCGCCGAGTCGCGGGTGCCCACGACGCTGCCGGAGGACGACCTGTTCGCGGGCATCGAGCCGGAGGTGCAGCGATGAGCGCGCACGTCGACGCCCTGGCCGCACCGCACCCCGGCACCTGGGTCGCGAGCGTCGTGGCGACGCCGTCGTCGGAGCCGGAGCTGCAGGAGGGCGTGGACCCGGACAGCGTCACGCCCGGCGTGCTCGGCTTCCTGGTCACCCTGGCCGCGGTCGTCGCGTGCATCCCGCTGTTCCTGTCCATGACCCGCAAGATCCGCGGCGTGCAGCACCGGGGACGTCTCGAGACCGAGGCCGAGGAGGAGCGAGCGGCCGGTGACGGCCCGGCCGGCGGGCCCGCGCGGGACGCCGAGGCCCCCGAGGGCACGGACCCGGGCGGCCCGCGCGGATGACCCCCGTGGCGGTCGCCGGCGTGCCGAGGCGCCCGTGATCCGGGTGCACGCCGTCGCGTTGCGGTCGGACCCGGACCGGCCCACGGCGGCCGCTGCCGCGGTGGCGGCCGTGGAGCGCGCCGCCGACGACGGCGCGGCGCTCGTGGTGCTGCCCGAGTACGCCGTCGCCTTCGACCCGCGCGGGGTGGGGTCCGACCAGGCCGAGCCGCTCGACGGGCCCTTCGTCGCCGGGTTGGCGCGCGCCGCGGCGCGCACCGGGGTGGTGGTCGTCGCCGGCACGGTGCTGCCGGGCTCCCGGCCGGAGCGTGCCGTCAACGCCGTGGTGGCGCTGGGCGCGGACGGGGTCCTGGGTGTCTACCGCAAGGTGCACCTCTACGACGCGTTCGGCCACCGCGAGTCCGAGCGGCTCGAGCCGGGCGACCCGGCTGCGGCGCCGCTCGTCGTGCCCGTCGGTGACCTGCGGGTCGGGGTCCTCACGTGCTACGACCTGCGGTTCCCGGAGAGCGCGCGGCTGCTCGTGGACGCGGGCGCGACGGTGCTCGCCGTGCCGGCCGCGTGGGCCGCCGGGGAGCACAAGGCCGACCACTGGGCCACGTTGCTGCGCGCACGGGCGATCGAGAACACCGCCTACGTCGTGGGCGCGACGCAGCGGGGGCCAGGCGTCGTCGGCGGGCCGGCGGTCGTGGACCCCGACGGCGTCGTGCTGGCCGGCGACCCCGGGCGGGTGGCGGCCGACGACCGCGGCCGGGACGCCGACGACGGGCCGGAGGTCGCCGCCGCCGAGCTCGACGCCGGCGTCGTCGCGCGCGTGCGGGAGCGCAACCCCTCGCTGCGGAACCGGCGCTACCGCGTCGTCCCCGGGGACTGACCGGCGGTCCACGGCGCGGGCCGACCCTTGACACGCGCCGACCCCTCGGCGAGGGTCGGCGGGACAAGCCCCCGGGGAGCGCGTACGCGCTGAGAGTGTGGTCGGACCGCAAGGTCGAGCCACTGACCCGTGGAACCTGACCCGGTTCGCACCGGCGTAGGGAGATGGGCGAGGTGCCGCTGCGGCGGTCGCGACCGGCGACGCCGTGCCGCGCGCTCACCGGGGGCGCCGTGCGCGCACTCAGGAGGCACCATGCCGACCACCCGGACCACCGCACCGACGAGCACCGCACCGACGAGCACCGCACCGACGACCACGGCACCGACGACGAGCGGCGACGTGCCCGACCACGTCCGGGCGGGCGTGGGCCTGCGCCTCACGCTCCTGCCCGCGGCCGACGACGTCGTGCCCCCGATCCTCGGCGCGCTCGCGGCGGCGGCGCTCGAGGTCCCGGGTCTCGAGGTCGCCACCGACGACGTCTCGACGCTGGTCCGCGGACCGGAGCAGGACCTCGCCCGGTACCTCGTCGCCGTGCTCACCTCGGCCGTGGCGGCGACGCCGAGCGGCCACGTCGTGGCCGTGGTGCACCTGTCGCGCGGCTGCCCGGGCGAGCTGGACCGCGTCGCCGGCGAGACCGGGTGCGCCGTCGCGGGTGACCTGCCCGGTGTCGCACCCGTGAGCCTGCCGGCCACCGGCCTGCGCGCGGCGGCCCACTGGGCGCTCTACCCGCTGGGGGTCCCCGACGCGATGGGGCCCATCGAGCGGGCGATCGCGCGCGCCGGGGACGCGGGCACGCTCGCCCGCCCGGAGCACTTCGTGACGCGCCTGGAGGGCGACCTCGCCGACGTGCTGGCGACCGTCGTCGACACGTGGGCCGCCGTCGGCGGCGAGGTGCGGCACGTCGTGAGCCACGCGACCGTGAGCCTGGGCAGCCCGTCCGCCGCGACGGCGGCCGGCCGGTGAGCCCGCGGACCGCGCCCGGCCGCGCCGCGTGGGCGCTGCGGGACATCGTCGTGCTCGCCGTGCTGGCCGCCGTCTTCGGGTTCCTGTACTGGGCGCTGGTCCAGGCGTGGGGCGGCCTGCAGGTCGCCATGGGGCCCCTCGGCGACCTGGCGCAGAACGCGCTCATGGGTGGCTGGATCGTCGTCGCGCCGCTGGCCGTCTTCGTCGTGCGTCGTCCGGGTGCGGGGATCGCCGCCGAGATCGGCGCCGCGTTCGTCGAGTTCGCCTTCCTCGGCTCCCCGGCCGGCCCGACCCTGCTCATCGCGGGGCTCGTCCAGGGCGGCGGCGCGGAGCTGGCCTTCGCCGTGACGCGCTACCGACGCTTCGGGTGGCCGACGTTCCTCGCCTCCGGGCTGACCGCGGTGACGGCGAGCTTCCTGTGGGCCGGCACGACGGCGGACTGGTGGCACCAGGACCACCTCGTCCTGCGCGTGGTCCTGCAGCTGCTCAGCGGGCTGCTGCTCACCGGCGTCCTCGCCAAGGTCCTCGCCGAGGGGCTCCTGCGCACGGGCGTCCTCGACAACTTCCCCGCCGGTCGGGACCGTTGGGACGAGCCGGCGGCCGACGCCGACGCGGCGCCGGCGCGCGCGTGAGCGTCGTCCGCCTGCGCGGGGTGCGGGTGCGGTTCCCGGGTCGGGCCCGGCCGGGCCTGGACGGCGTTGACCTCGATGTCGAGGCGGGGGAGCGCGTCCTGCTGACGGGGCCCTCGGGCTGCGGCAAGTCGACGCTGCTGGCGGTGCTCACCGGCGTCGTACCGCAGGCGGTCGCGGCCCGCGTCGGCGGCGACGTCGCCGTGCTCGGCAGGGACCCCCGCTCGACGCCGGTCCCCACGCATGCGCTCGACGTCGGCTGGCTCGGCCAGGACCCGGCCTCCGGGACGTGCCTGCCGACCGTCGACGCCGAGGTGGCCCTGCCGCTGGAGAACCGCGGCGTCCCGGCCGGCGAGATCCGCGCCCGGGTCCGGCGCGCGCTGGAGGACGTCGGGGCCGCGCACCTCGCGGGACGCCGCACGGCGCGCCTGAGCGGGGGAGAGCAGCAGCGGGTCGCGCTCGCGGCGGTGCTGGCGGGCGACCCGCGGCTCCTCCTGCTCGACGAGCCGACGTCGATGCTCGATCCGGTCGGGGCCGCGCGCGTCCACGCCGCGCTCGCGCGGCAGGGTGGGCGCACGACGCTCCTGGCGGCACACCGGCGGTCCTCGGGGGCGTGGCTGCCGACCCGCGAGGTCGGGTTCGACGGGTCCGGCCGGGTCCGGTCGGGCGGTGCCGTCCGCGACACGGTGCCGCCCGCGCCGGTGCGCACCGAGCGGGACCGGGGGCGGCCCGGTCCCGCCGTCGTCCGGCTGCGGGGGGCCGGCTGGCACCAGGGCGGCCGGCTGGTGGTGCGGGACGTCGACCTGGACCTGCGGGCCGGCCAGGTCACCGCGGTCGTGGGCTGCAACGGCAGCGGCAAGTCCTCGCTGCTCCTCGGCCTCGCGGGCTTCCTCCCCGGCGTCGGCGACGTCGTCGGCACGGGGGCGGCGCCGCCCGCGCTCGTGCTCCAGCGGCCCGAGCACCAGCTGCTCACCCGGACGGTGGCCGCGGAGGTGGCGTACGGCCTCCGGGACCGGCGCGCGGGTCGGGCCGGGTGGCTCGCGGGTCGCGCGTCCGCCGAGCGTGCCGTCGCGGACGAGGCCCGGGACGGCGTCGTGCGCGAGGCGTTGGCCACCTTCGGGCTGGACGGCCTCGCCGGCGCCGACCCGTTCCGGCTTTCTGGCGGGCAGCAGCGGCGGCTGACGATCGCGGCGATGGCCGTGCTCGACCGGCCCGTGCTGCTGCTGGACGAGCCGACGTGCGGCCTGGACGACCTCCAGGCCGCACACGTCGTCGCGCTGGTCGACGCGCGGGCCGCGCGCGGGACCGCCGTCGTGCTGGCGACGCACGACCTGGCGCTCGCGCGCCGCGTCGCCGACCAGGTCGTGGTGCTGCGCGACGGCGACGTGGTGGCGGCGGGCCCGGCCGACCTGCTCGACGACGACGCGCTCCTGGCGGGTGCCGGGCTCCTCGTCCACGCCGGCGCCGGCGCATGACCTCGGCCGCGGCACGTCCCGCCGCGCCCGCGGGCTGGCTCGCGGGCTGCGACCCGACGGTCCTGCTGGGCGTGGTCGTCGCGCTGCCCGTGGTGCTCGGGCGCACCTTCGACGCCCGGCCGCTCGCGGTGCTCTGGGTGCTGGCGCTCGTGGCCGCCGCGAGCCTCGCGCGCGTGCCGGCGCGGCGCCTCGTCGCCTCCCAGCTCGCGTTCGTCTGGTTCGGCCTGAGCCTGCTCGCGGTCAACGCGGTGTCGCGCGACGGCGAGGTGCTCGCCTCGTGGGCCGGGCTCGAGGTGACCGACCACGGTCTGGCGGTGGGTGCGGCGCTCGCCGTCCGCACCCTGCTCGTGGGCGCGGGCGCCGTGGCCTTCTGGCACGCCACGGACCCCGAGCGGCTCCTGGGTTCGCTGCACCAGGTGGCCCGCCTGCCGGTGCGCGTGAGCTGCGCGATGCTGGCGGCGTACCGGCTGCTGGACGACCTGCCGGCGGAGTGGGCGACCGTGCGCCGGGGTCAGGCGGCCCGTGACCCGCACCGCGTGCGGGACGGCCGGGTGGCGCCCGGGCGCGGCCCGGCGGACGTCGGTCGGGCGGCGTTCACGCTCCTGGCCACGAGCGTGCGCCGGGCCGAGCGCGTGGCCGTCGCCCTGGAGACGCGCGCGCTCGGTGCGCTCCCGCGCGCGCGGCGCACGGTCCTCGTCCGTGCCGGCGTCGGCCGGCGCGACGCCGTCCTGGTGGCGGTGGTCGCCGCGACCCTCGTCGGGGTGCTGCTGGTCCCGGCGTGGTGAGGCCGCGCGGCCCGCGCGGTCAGGCGGCGGCGGTGGTCGCGAGCAGGACCGCCGCGTAGTGGCAGCCGTACCCGACGACCGTCAGCACGTGGAAGATCTCGTGGAAGCCGAACCACCGCGGGCTCGGGTTGGGGCGCTTGGTGCCGTAGACGATGGCCCCGACGGTGTAGGCGAGACCGCCGACGGCGATCAGCCACACGATCGCCGGGCCGTGGGTGGCCTGCCAGAACTGGGGCAGGAAGCCGACCGACACCCAGCCGAGGGCGACGTAGACGGGGACGTAGAGCCAGCGCGGCGCGTCGAGCCAGAAGATGCGCGCGAGGGTGCCGAGCAGCGCGCCGGTCCACGACACGATGAGCAGCACGCGCGCGAGGTCCGGGGGGAGCAGCAGCACCGCGAGCGGGGTCCCGGTGCCGGCGATGATGAGGAAGATGTTGGTGTGGTCGAGGCGTCGCAGGACCGCCGCGACCCGCGGCGACCAGGTGCCGCGGTGGTAGACGGCGCTCGTGCCGAACAGCAGGACGGCGCTGAGGCCGAAGACGGTGTTCGCGACGAGGGCAGGTCTGGTCGGCGACAGCATGAGGAGGACGACGGCACCGACGACGGCGATCGGTGCGGTTCCGGCGTGCACCCACCCGCGCAGGCGCGGCTTGACGGCGTCGGCCAGCTCGGCGGCCATCGATCTCCTTCTGACGCGCGCTTCTGCAGCGAACCGCTGGACTTACGGCACCGTAGGTTAACCCACCCGGCTGGACGCCCCGGGACCGACGTCCCTGGTCCAGCGCCCCGTCGGTGTGCCTGGCGCAGTGCCCACCGTCGGGCGCGTTCCCGGGCGCCCCGGGGACCCGCGCGCCGGGTCGGTCCGCGCGTCCCGAGGGCGGTAGCGTGACTCTCCGGGGTCGTGCCGTCGCGCCGGTACCCGGACGCGGTCCACCACCACCTGACGTACCCGGACGAGGAGCCCATGCGCCTGCCGCACCTTCTCTACGGCGTCTACGAGCGCCGGCTGGCCGCGTCGCTCCCGCCGGAGGCGGTGCCGCGCCACATCGGCGTCATCCTCGACGGCAACCGGCGCTGGGCACGCAGCCTCGGCGAGCGGGCCGCGACGGGCCACCGCCGCGGCGCCGACAAGATCTCCGAGCTCCTGCGCTGGTCCGAGGAGGCGGGCGTCGAGGTCGTCACGCTGTGGATGCTCTCGACCGACAACCTCGCCCGCGCCCGGGACGAGCTCGACGACCTCCTGGCGATCATCCGGCGGGCCGTCGAGGACCTCGCCTCGACCGGGCGGTGGCGGCTGCAGGTGATGGGCTCGCTCGACCTCCTCCCGCCCGAGTTCGCGGCGGCGCTCCGGGACGCGCAGGCGCGCACGGCCGACGTCGTCGGGCTGCACGTCAACATCGCCGTCGGGTACGGCGGCCGGCGGGAGATCGCCGACGCCGTCCGGTCCCTGCTGCGCGAGCACGCGGACAGCGGGACGTCCCTGGAGGAGCTGGCCGAGGCGTTCGACGTCGAGCACATCGCCGCGCACCTCTACACCAAGGGCCAGCCGGACCCGGACCTGGTGATCCGGACCTCGGGCGAGCAGCGGCTCAGCGGCTTCCTGCTGTGGCAGAGCGCGCACAGCGAGTTCTACTTCTGCGAGGCGTACTGGCCGGACTTCCGGCGGGTCGACTTCCTGCGCGCCCTGCGGGCCTACGCGGCGCGCGAGCGGCGCCTCGGACGGTGACCGCGGGGCCGTGACGGCCCTGTGTGACGACTGCGTGAACGATCGCGCCACGCGCGTGTCGCGTGACGTCCGTCACGCGGGCGCGGCGTAGCGTCCGCCGCATCGGACGACGTCCGTCGTCCCTCGGGAGGCGCCCCATGGAGCACACGCTCCGGGAGGAGGGCTCTCGGCCGGCCCTCGGGTCGGCCGACCGGGCCCGTCCAGCAGGGTGTCGGCGCTGGGCCGGCGCCAGGCAGCCACATCGGCGCTGAGGCGCCGGGAGGAGCTCCCGTGAGCCGTACCTTCGTGCTCGACACCTCCGTCCTGCTGTCCGACCCGCGCGCCATCCTGCGATTCGCCGAGCACGCCGTGGTGCTCCCGGTCGTGGTCATCACCGAGCTCGAGGCCAAGCGCCACCACGCCGAGCTCGGCTACTTCGCGCGCGGCGCGCTGCGCCTGCTGGACGACCTGCGGGTGAGCCACGGGCGCCTGGACGAGGCCGTGCCGATCGGTGCGGCGGGAGGCACGTTGCGCGTCGAGCTGAACCACATCGACACGCAGTGCCTGCCCGCGGGCTTCCGGCTCGGCGACAACGACACCCGGATCCTCGCGGTCGCCAAGAACCTCGCCGACGAGGGCGGCGACGTCACGCTGGTCTCCAAGGACCTGCCGCTGCGGGTCAAGGCGTCGGCGGTGGGGCTGACGGCGGAGGAGTACCGGGCCGAGCTCGCGGTCGACTCGGGCTGGACGGGCACCACCGAGCTCCAGGTGGCCGAGCAGCAGATGGCGGCGCTGTGGGAGCACGAGCGGCTCGAGGTCGCCGACCTCGACCTCACCGGGCAGGACCCGGGTCCGCTGCTGGTGCACACGGGCGCCGTCGTGCACTCGCCGCGCGGCTCGGCGCTGGCCCGCGTGACGGCCGACAAGCAGCTCCGGCTCGTGCGCGGCGACCAGGACGTCTTCGGGCTGCACGGGCGCAGCGCCGAGCAGCGGATCGCGATCGACCTGCTCCTGGACGAGGAGATCGGGATCGTGTCGCTGGGCGGGCGCGCCGGGACGGGCAAGTCGGCGCTCGCGCTGTGCGCGGGTCTCGAGGCGGTGCTCGAGCGGCGCCAGCACCGCAAGGTGATGGTCTTCCGGCCGCTGTACGCCGTCGGCGGCCAGGATCTCGGCTACCTGCCCGGGTCGGAGGCCGACAAGATGGGCCCCTGGGCGCAGGCGGTGTTCGACACCCTCGGGGCGCTGGTCTCGCAGGAGGTCGTCGAGGAGGTCATCGACCGGGGCATGCTCGAGGTGCTGCCGCTGACCCACATCCGCGGGCGCTCGCTGCACGACGCGTTCGTCATCGTCGACGAGGCCCAATCGCTCGAGCGCAACGTGCTCCTGACGGTCCTCTCGCGCATCGGGCAGAGCTCGCGCGTCGTCCTCACGCACGACGTCGCCCAGCGCGACAACCTGCGCGTCGGGCGGCACGACGGCGTCGCGGCCGTGATCGAGGCGCTCAAGGGGCACCCCCTGTTCGCGCACGTCACGCTCACGCGGTCCGAGCGCTCGCCCGTCGCGGCGCTCGTCACGGAGATGCTCGAGGGCATCGAGGTGTGAGGCCGGGGTCCGGGCCGCGACGCGCGGCCCGGACCCGGACGGCGGTCGTCCTCAGGCCCGCGGCGGCCGCGTCATCGACATCACGTCGAGGGCCTCGTCGAGCTGGGCCTCGGTGACCTCGCCGCGCTCCACGAACCCGAGGTCCACGACGGCCTGACGCACCGTGACCCCGTGCGCGACGGCGTGCTTGGCGACCTTGGCTGCGGACTCGTAGCCGATCGCGCGGTTGAGGGGCGTGACGATCGACGGCGACGACTCGGCATACGCACGGGCCCGCTCCTCGTTCGCGACGATGCCGTCGACCGTCCGGTCGGCGAGCAACCGCGAGGCGTTCGCGAGGAGCCGGACGGACTCCAGGACGCCCTGCGCGATCACGGGGATCTGGACGTTCAGCTCGAAGGACCCGCTCGCACCGGCCCACGCGACCGTGGCGTCGTTGCCCACGACCCGCGCGGCGACCATGAGCACGGCCTCCGGGACGACGGGGTTGACCTTCCCCGGCATGATCGACGAGCCGGGCTGCAGGTCGGGCAGGAAGATCTCGCCGAGGCCCGTGTTGGGCCCGGAGCCCATCCAGCGCAGGTCGTTGCAGATCTTGGTGAGGCTCACCGCGATGGTGCGCAGCGCACCGGAGAGCTCGACCAGGCCGTCGCGCGCGCTCTGCGCCTCGAAGTGGTCCCGCGCCTCAGTGAGCGGCAGGCCGGTGTCCTCGCGCAGCAGGGCGATGACGCGCTGGGGGAAGCCGGCCGGGGTGTTGATGCCGGTGCCGACGGCCGTGCCGCCGAGCGGGACCTCCGCGGCGCGGGGGAGCGCGGCCTCGACCCGCTCGACGCCGTACCGGACGGCCGCGGCGTAGCCGCCGAACTCCTGGCCCAGCGTCACCGGGGTCGCGTCCATGAGGTGCGTGCGGCCGGACTTCACCACGTGCGCGAACTCCTCGGCCTTGCGGCCGAGCGAGGCGGCGAGGTGGTCGAGCGCCGGGACGAGGTCGCGCACGACGGCGGCCGTCGCGGCCACGTGGACCGACGTCGGGAAGACGTCGTTCGACGACTGCGAGGCGTTGACGTGGTCGTTGGGGTGGACCTCGCGCCCCAGGTGGCGCGTCGCGAGCGTGGCGAGCACCTCGTTGGTGTTCATGTTCGACGACGTGCCCGAGCCGGTCTGGAAGACGTCGACCGGGAACTGGTCGTCGTGGGCACCCGAGGCGACCTGGTCCGCGGCGACCACGATCGCGTCCGCCACGTCCTGCGGCAGCACGCCGAGCTCGGCGTTCGCGCGCGCGGCGGCCTTCTTGATCCGCGCGAGGGCCTCGATGTGACCGCGCTCGAGGCGCGTGCCGGAGATCGGGAAGTTCTCGACGGCGCGTTGCGTCTGCGCGCGGTAGAGCGCGTCGACGGGGACGAGGACGTCGCCCATGGTGTCGTGCTCGACGCGGAAGCCGGCGGGGACGGGGGGGTCGGTGGCGGCGGTGCCCGGGGTGTGGTCGCTCATGCCCTCAGTGTTCCATCGCCCGCGCGGGGCGCGGCGTCAGGGCTCGAGCGTGCCGCGCGACTCGACGATCCGGACGCGGCCCTCGGCGAGCGCGTACTCGAGCCCGACGATCGCGCAGCGGCCCTCGGCGACCGCCGTCGCGAGCCCGGCGGAGTAGCTCAGCAGCATCCGCACCGTGTGCCGCACGTGCTCGCGCCCGAGGTCGGCCGCCGACGGGTGCATCCGCGAGGGGTGGTCGTCGCCCGCGTGCGCCGGGTCGGCGTCCGGGTCCGGCAGCGAGACGATGCTCGGGATCACGCGGTCGACGACGGCGCGCACGAAGCCTGAGGGCATCCGCCCGGTCGCGAGGGCGTCGGCCGCGGCGCCGACGGCGCCGCACGAGTCGTGGCCGAGCACGATGACGAGCGGCGCGCTGAGGATGTCGATGCCGTACTCGATCGAGCCGATCACGGTCGTGTCGACGACGTGCCCGGCCGTGCGCACGACGAAGAGGTCACCCAGCCCGCGGTCGAAGATGATCTCGGCGGCGACGCGCGAGTCCGAGCACCCGAAGACCACGGCGAAGGGGTCCTGCGCGGCGCTCAGGTCGGCGCGGCGGGCGACGTCCTGCGAGGGGTGCAGCATCTCGCCGCGGACGAACCGGTCGTTGCCCTCGAGCAGCGACGTCCAGGCTCCGGCGGGGCTCATCTGGGGCATGGCCAGCATCGTGACACGAGCGCGCCGTGGGTCGCGCCCCCGCCCACGGCGCGGTCACCGGTACGGTCGGGCGGTGGCACGGAGGCACGGGGGGCGTCGCGCGGTCGGCGCCGTCGTGCTGGTCGCGGTCGTCGCCTCGTGCGCGGTCGGCTCCACCCCCCTGGCGCCGCCGTTCGCCGTCGTCCCGCTGTACTCGGACGGCGTCGTGCTGGACCAGGCGGGGGAGCCGCAGCTGGTCCGCGTGGGCGAGACCGCGCGCTCCGACCCGTACCAGAGGGAGCGCCAGGACGCCTGGCTCGAGGCCGGCACCGTGCCGGGACCGGAGCGCTACCGGGGCCTCGCCGAGCAGGCGCTGCGCGACCTCGACGCGCTCGTGCTCGACGACGGGGCGGCGCTCGCCGCGGCGAGCCCGGCGTGGCGGTACGTGTGGCCGCGCGACGCGTCGTTCACGGCCGTCGCGCTCGCGCGCACGGGCCACTCCTCCGACGCCTACGACGTCCTGCACTACCTCCAGCAGATG is a genomic window containing:
- the greA gene encoding transcription elongation factor GreA encodes the protein MTETSTSVIWLTQEAHDRLAAELDRLTTTGRTDIASRIEEARSEGDLKENGGYHAAREEQAKQEARIRQLQQMLRNARVGEAPPDDGVVEPGMVVEATVAGERMRFLVGSREVAEGTDLDVYSAGSPLGAAIVGRSRGETTSYTAPNGKQISVEIHEATPYQP
- a CDS encoding DUF4307 domain-containing protein — encoded protein: MSITSTTGTTPPDGRYGTTPGPGARRLQRALVVLLGLGAVALAVWTGLGAGAKPVTWKDVGFTVGDGDIEIVYDVIRPDPSVEVRCRLHALNQQHAQVGVVVVDIGPAEARTVRLASTVAVSEPAVTGVVESCWTP
- the mca gene encoding mycothiol conjugate amidase Mca; its protein translation is MAVHAHPDDESSKGAATTAMYAAQGADVLVATCTGGERGSILNPRYGHVHASLEEMAEVRQVEMAAAAAALGVRQQWLGFVDSGLPEGDPLPPLPDGCFGLVPLEEAAEPLVRLVREFRPHVMTTYDPSGGYPHPDHIMCHRVAVEAFAAAGDPERYRDSGEPWQPLKLYYNHDFSIARMRAIHDAVRAEGLESPFGDWLASRELREIPERPVTTRVPCSDYFPARDAALVAHATQIDPEGFFFAVPRGLEARVWPVEEYELAESRVPTTLPEDDLFAGIEPEVQR
- a CDS encoding nitrilase-related carbon-nitrogen hydrolase; protein product: MIRVHAVALRSDPDRPTAAAAAVAAVERAADDGAALVVLPEYAVAFDPRGVGSDQAEPLDGPFVAGLARAAARTGVVVVAGTVLPGSRPERAVNAVVALGADGVLGVYRKVHLYDAFGHRESERLEPGDPAAAPLVVPVGDLRVGVLTCYDLRFPESARLLVDAGATVLAVPAAWAAGEHKADHWATLLRARAIENTAYVVGATQRGPGVVGGPAVVDPDGVVLAGDPGRVAADDRGRDADDGPEVAAAELDAGVVARVRERNPSLRNRRYRVVPGD
- a CDS encoding YkoF family thiamine/hydroxymethylpyrimidine-binding protein, with protein sequence MPTTRTTAPTSTAPTSTAPTTTAPTTSGDVPDHVRAGVGLRLTLLPAADDVVPPILGALAAAALEVPGLEVATDDVSTLVRGPEQDLARYLVAVLTSAVAATPSGHVVAVVHLSRGCPGELDRVAGETGCAVAGDLPGVAPVSLPATGLRAAAHWALYPLGVPDAMGPIERAIARAGDAGTLARPEHFVTRLEGDLADVLATVVDTWAAVGGEVRHVVSHATVSLGSPSAATAAGR
- a CDS encoding ECF transporter S component, whose protein sequence is MSPRTAPGRAAWALRDIVVLAVLAAVFGFLYWALVQAWGGLQVAMGPLGDLAQNALMGGWIVVAPLAVFVVRRPGAGIAAEIGAAFVEFAFLGSPAGPTLLIAGLVQGGGAELAFAVTRYRRFGWPTFLASGLTAVTASFLWAGTTADWWHQDHLVLRVVLQLLSGLLLTGVLAKVLAEGLLRTGVLDNFPAGRDRWDEPAADADAAPARA
- a CDS encoding ABC transporter ATP-binding protein — encoded protein: MSVVRLRGVRVRFPGRARPGLDGVDLDVEAGERVLLTGPSGCGKSTLLAVLTGVVPQAVAARVGGDVAVLGRDPRSTPVPTHALDVGWLGQDPASGTCLPTVDAEVALPLENRGVPAGEIRARVRRALEDVGAAHLAGRRTARLSGGEQQRVALAAVLAGDPRLLLLDEPTSMLDPVGAARVHAALARQGGRTTLLAAHRRSSGAWLPTREVGFDGSGRVRSGGAVRDTVPPAPVRTERDRGRPGPAVVRLRGAGWHQGGRLVVRDVDLDLRAGQVTAVVGCNGSGKSSLLLGLAGFLPGVGDVVGTGAAPPALVLQRPEHQLLTRTVAAEVAYGLRDRRAGRAGWLAGRASAERAVADEARDGVVREALATFGLDGLAGADPFRLSGGQQRRLTIAAMAVLDRPVLLLDEPTCGLDDLQAAHVVALVDARAARGTAVVLATHDLALARRVADQVVVLRDGDVVAAGPADLLDDDALLAGAGLLVHAGAGA
- a CDS encoding energy-coupling factor transporter transmembrane protein EcfT, giving the protein MTSAAARPAAPAGWLAGCDPTVLLGVVVALPVVLGRTFDARPLAVLWVLALVAAASLARVPARRLVASQLAFVWFGLSLLAVNAVSRDGEVLASWAGLEVTDHGLAVGAALAVRTLLVGAGAVAFWHATDPERLLGSLHQVARLPVRVSCAMLAAYRLLDDLPAEWATVRRGQAARDPHRVRDGRVAPGRGPADVGRAAFTLLATSVRRAERVAVALETRALGALPRARRTVLVRAGVGRRDAVLVAVVAATLVGVLLVPAW
- a CDS encoding hemolysin III family protein, translated to MAAELADAVKPRLRGWVHAGTAPIAVVGAVVLLMLSPTRPALVANTVFGLSAVLLFGTSAVYHRGTWSPRVAAVLRRLDHTNIFLIIAGTGTPLAVLLLPPDLARVLLIVSWTGALLGTLARIFWLDAPRWLYVPVYVALGWVSVGFLPQFWQATHGPAIVWLIAVGGLAYTVGAIVYGTKRPNPSPRWFGFHEIFHVLTVVGYGCHYAAVLLATTAAA